A section of the Mercenaria mercenaria strain notata unplaced genomic scaffold, MADL_Memer_1 contig_4785, whole genome shotgun sequence genome encodes:
- the LOC123565910 gene encoding protein kinase 4-like, with product MDIYQHLLPYIEYLEGVVASKEKDIITEKDYRNFPFKTFEYIDKLLSLIKKNNGKTISVTKIEEMKQHHEILLKSDEYLELQQQQQQQQQLQQQQQQQQQPQQQLQQQQQPEQQQQQQNIGGLVPEFSRLAWDLSKYRQQNDESKQSTPKKTTKSPGTTAIKYNKIKTFLQQSYSEERRLTQGYTPKEEPTEDECIGQLKTLDSLINSDKKNIILNSCHKGHVLKQLKILSKKEKKGFINTLEKHGFKYTLSHCNFLIRFYEFANDHNNILKCALSIDYISKKIHNH from the exons at ggaTATTTACCAACATTTGCTTCCGTACATTGAGTATTTGGAAGGTGTTGTTGCATCGAAAGAAAAGGATATTATAACAGAGAAGGATTATAGAAACTTTCCTTTTAAGACTTTCGAATATATCGACAAACTTCtttctttaataaagaaaaacaatggtAAAACTATATCTGTTACCAAAATAGAAGAAATGAAACAACAtcatgaaattcttttaaaaagtgACGAATACTTggaactacaacaacaacaacaacagcaacaacaactacaacagcaacaacaacagcaacaacaaccacaacaacaactacaacaacaacaacaaccagaacagcaacaacaacagcaaaatatTGGAGGACTAGTTCCAGAATTCTCCAGACTTGCCTGGGACTTAAGTAAATATCGGCAACAAAATGATGAATCTAAACAGAGCAcaccgaaaaaaacaacaaaatcaccCGGAACAACagcaataaaatacaataaaataaaaacattccttCAACAATCATATTCGGAAGAAAGAAGACTAACCCAAGGATATACACCAAAAGAAGAACCAACCGAAGACGAATGTATTGGACAACTGAAAACACTTGACAGTTTAATAAACTCAGacaagaaaaacataattttgaactCATGCCACAAAGGACACGtcttaaaacaattgaaaatattatcaaaaaaagaaaaaaaaggatttaTAAATACACTAGAAAAACACGGTTTTAAGTATACACTGTCGCACTGCAACTTTTTGATTCGTTTTTACGAATTTGCAAACGACcataacaacattttaaaatgtgcttTATCCATTGATtatatttccaaaaaaattcACAACCATTAA